The window CTGAACGGGATGATCGCCCGCAAAGACCGCAACGCAATGCTGCGCGAAACGAAAGTCCCCGTGCTGTTCATCCTCGGCCGCAAGGACGGCTACATCCCGGTCGAAGCCGCCGAGAAAATGGTTGCCGAACATCCCGAAGCGCAAGTCGTATGGCTCGAAAATTCGGGCCACATGGGCTTCCTCGAAGAGCCCAAGGCCGCAGCGCAAGCGATCCTCGGATTCGTCCGGGCGGAAAAACGGTCTTGAGAAAGCCGATTTATACGTCCCCAACGCAGCCGGAAACAGCATAGAATATGACACCCGAAAAGATGATTTTCTGCCAAAGCTGCGGCATGCCTATGACAACCCCGGAACATTTCGGCGCCGAAACCGACGGAAGTCCCAGCTCCGAAACGATCAAAAGAAAGGGCAAGGCGCTCGAAATCGGCTCGGAGCATAATTCCATGCAGCGTTCCGAGATCATCAATCCGTGTTCACGCCGGACGACACGCACCGCTGCGGGGAGATTCTGACTTGTCCACATCAGCAGTCCATCCAAGCTGTCAGGGCCGGAAAACCTCTCTTCCGAAGTTCAAATTCACGACACAACGCTGCAATGATCGCCACGGCGGGATATTACCGCTATAAGCCCGAAGAAAATTTATTCCCCGCCAAGTGCGAAAGTCGCCAACACGCCCTTATGATCCGTAGGCCAGACGCCGAGCGGTTCGATGAACGCATCTTCGCCCATCTCGCGAACCCGCTCGCTCCGCACGATCGACGACGACGGCCCCACGACCTCGACTCGCTTCGGCACGAAAACCCCGCCCGGCAGGTAATAGATGAAGTCGATGCGGTCCCGCTCGTCGGCATCGGGAGCCCATGTCAGTTTTTCGACCGCCGTCGCCGGATTGTCAGCGGGATAGGTGAAGCCCGGATGCGTCGCCGGATCGGGATGAAGCACCCGGTACACGTCGCGGAATCCGGCGTCATAGAGCCGCACGGAGCAGTCCCAGGGAACGACGCAACCGTTGTGATCCCACATTCCGCACGTCGCATCGGTCCAGTCCAGGTGCGACGGCTCGTTGAAATCCCCGGCGAGCAGGATCAGGTCGGCCCGCTCGCGGGCAACCTCTTCGAGAAACGCCGCGACGGCTTCGTCGCGTGTAGACGCACGGTTCATCCGCAAAACAGCCTCCGGATTGCCGTCCGGAGCCGACAATTTCTTCCACGTAACGCCGTCATAACCGCGCGGCAGGTAGCAGGCGTAATGCGTATAGTCCAAATGGGCCGGATAGAGCAGTACGTCGCGGCCCCCGACATCTATGCGCACCTTCATATCGACACCGCCCGGAACCGTGGATAGCCCCGTTACGACCTCTTTGATCGGATATTTCGACAACACACAGACATCGGTTCCCTGTACCCCGGTACAACGTCCCGAAGCTCCGTACCACGTCTGTCCCCGCCGTTTCAACGCTTCGACCAACCGTTCGGAAGTAACCCCATGATGGTTGTTGACTTCACACAAAGCGACAATATGCGCATCGAGGCGGACGATCTCATCAGTCAGGGCATCGAAAGCCCCCGGCACGACCGTAGCGTCGCCCCAGATGTTGAGTTGAAACACCCGCAGTTCGCAAGATTTTCCGCTGACGCAGCCGATACAGCCTAACAGCAGGAAAAGAATCAGATTGCGCATCATAACCAAATTCATCTTTTTGTAAATCCTCTCCGGACATGCCGGAGTCTTCGTCCGTCTCCCCCCCCCTTCCCGATAAGAAAACAAGAAAGCCGGCCCCTTTATCAGGGACCGGCTTGAAGAGGCGGCTACCTACTCTCCCACGGGAAAACCGCAGTACCATCGGCGTTAGTGAGCTTAACTTCTCTGTTCGGAATGGGAAGAGGTGGGACCTCACTGCTATAACCACCTAAAAGAACCTGTGCTTCAATGTATCGAAGCCGTGCGAATACCTTTCGATATAACCCGTCGCACCCGGTAAGAGTTGACATATCACGGAAATGAGATAAAGAATTGCTGTAAGAAAGCCGTTCGGGTAATTAGTACTGCTCGGCTTTGACATTACTGTCTTTACACCTGCAGCCTATCAACGTAGTCGTCTCCTACGCCCCTCAAGGGAAGACTTATCTTGGGGATGGCTTCGCGCTTAGATGCTTTCAGCGCTTATCCAAACCGAACGCGGCTACTCGGCGGTACACTTGGCAGCATAACCGATACACCGGAGGTTCGTCCAACTCGGTCCTCTCGTACTAAAGTCAGGACCCCTCAATCTTCCTACGCCCGCAACAGATAGAGACCGAACTGTCTCACGACGTTCTGAACCCAGCTCGCGTGCCACTTTAATCGGCGAACAGCCGAACCCTTGGGACCTTCTCCAGCCCCAGGATGTGACGAGCCGACATCGAGGTGCCAAACCGCCGCGTCGATATGAGCTCTTGGCGGCGATCAGCCTGTTATCCCCGGAGTACCTTTTATCCTTTGAGCGATGGCCAGTCCACACAGAACCACCGGATCACTATACCCTGCTTTCGCACCTGGTCGACTTGTTGGTCTCACAGTCAAGCACCCTTATGCTATTGCACTCTGCGCACGGTTACCATTCGTGCTGAGGGTACCTTGGGAAGCCTCCGTTACGCTTTTGGAGGCGACCACCCCAGTCAAACTACCCACCAAACGGTGTCCCCTTCGCAGGGTTAGAATCCAAGTACACAAAGGGCCGTATTTCAACGTTGACTCCACGAACACTGGCGTGCCCGATTCACAGTCTCCGGCCTATCCTACACATTGTGTACCCAAATTCAGCGTTAAGCTATAGTAAAGGTTCACGGGGTCTTTTCGTCCCGTTGCGGGTACCCGGCATCATCACCGGGACTACAATTTCACCGAGCTCACGGTTGAGACAGTGTCCAGATCGTTACACCATTCGTGCAGGTCGGAACTTACCCGACAAGGAATTTCGCTACCTTAGGACCGTTATAGTTACGGCCGCCGTTTACTGGGGCTTCGATTCAATGCTTCTCTTGCGATGACATCCCCTCTTAACCTTCCAGCACCGGGCAGGTGTCAGGCCCTATACGTCTTCTTTCGAATTTGCAGAGCCCTGTGTTTTTGATAAACAGTCGCCTGGACCTCTTCGCTGCGCCCTACTCGCGTAGGGACCCCTTTTCCCGAAGTTACGGGGTTAATTTGCCTAGTTCCTTAACCGTGATTCACTCGAGCACCTTAGGATACTCTCCTCGACCACCTGTGTCGGTTTACGGTACGGGTGACATATGCTTAAACTTAGAAGATTTTCTCGGAAGTCGACTTGGGTGAACTATCGGATTGGCCGTAGCCGCTCCGTACTGTCAGGTTTCAGCAAGGACTAACTCTTAATCTGTCCCTATACCTACGCCCTTTAACCGCCTATTCCGTCAGGCGGCGTCACTTACGTTCCTTCGTCTCTCCATCGAGGCATATGTCAGTATCGGAATATTAACCGATTGTCCATCGAGATCACCGTTCGGCTTACCCTTAGGACCCGACTAACCCTGATCCGATTAGCGTTGATCAGGAAACCTTGGTCTTGCGGTGTGCGGGTTACTCTCCCGCATTATCGTTACTCATGCCTACATTTGCTTTTCCATAAACTCCACCTATCCTCACGGAAGGGCTTCGACGTCAATGGAATGCTCCCCTACCGCACTCTCGTGCCCAGAACTTCGGTGGTATACTTGATGCCCGTTTATTATCCACGCTTTGCCGCTCGACTAGTGAGCTGTTACGCACTCTTTGAATGAATAGCTGCTTCCAAGCTAACATCCTAGCTGTCTCTGCAGCAAAACATCGTTAGATCAACTTAGTATACTCTTCGGGACCTTAGTTGCTGGTCTGTGTTGTTCCACTCTCGTAACCGGACATTAGCACCCGGTCGCTCACTGCTGTAAATCATACTACTGGCATTCGGAGTTTGTCAGGATTTGGTAGGCGGTGAAGCCCCCGCATCCAATCAGTAGCTCTACCTCCAGTAGACTCTCAATTACAACGCTGCCCCTAAAGGCATTTCGGGGAGTACGAGCTATTTCCCAGCTTGATTAGCCTTTCACCCCTACCCTCAAGTCATCGAGAAGCTTTTCAACGCTTATTCGTTCGGTCCTCCAGTTGGTTTTACCCAACCTTCAACCTGCTCAAGGGTAGATCGCAAGGTTTCGCGTCTACAACCACTGACTGGCCGCCCTGTTCAGACTCGCTTTCGCTTCGGCTCCGTGCATTCATGCACTTAACCTCGCCAGTGATTAGTAACTCGTAGGCTCATTATTCAATAGGCACGCCGTCACGGCACGAAGCCGCTCCGACCGGTTGTAAGCGTATGGTTTCAGGTTCTATTTCACTCCCCTGTTCGGGGTTCTTTTCACCTTTCCCTCACGGTACTGGTTCACTATCGGTCTCTTGGGAGTATTTAGCCTTACCGGGTGGTCCCGGCGGATTCAGACAGGATTCCTCGTGTCCCGCCCTACTCAGGATACTGCTATCGCATGACATACTTACCTGTACGGGTCTTTCACCCTCTATGGACGAACTTTCCAGAACGTTCCAGTTCATTGTCAATTGAATATTGCAGTCCTACAACCCCGGCTTTGCCGTAACAAAACCGGTTTAGGCTGCTTCCCGTTCGCTCGCCGCTACTTAGGAAATCGATGTTTCTTTCTTTTCCTCCTCCTACTAAGATGTTTCAGTTCAGAGGGTTGGCCTCCGTTGCCGGATGCCGGGTCTTCTACCCGGCGGGTTGTCCCATTCAGAAATCTCCGGATCAAATCTTGTTTGCAAATCCCCGGAGCTTTTCGCAGCTTACCACGTCTTTCTTCGCCTCCAAGAGCCTAGGCATTCCCCATACGCCCTTATTTACTTTCTTACAACTTCCAACACGGCCTATTGATTCCGTGTCGGAACTCTATCTCATCTCCTCAAATATGTCAATGTACGTCGAATCTTTCGATTCATGAGTGGAGGATAAGGGAGTCGAACCCTTGACCCCCTGCTTGCAAAGCAGGTGCTCTAGCCAACTGAGCTAATCCCCCGAGTGTTGCATCGGTGTAGTCCCGTGCGGACTTGAACCGCAGACCCCTACATTATCAGTGTAGTGCTCTAACCAACTGAGCTACGGGACTGTATCCGCGGGAAAACCCCACTCGAGTATAACATTAAAAATTACTGATTATTTCGAGAGAAAATCGCAGATCAATCTGTCTACGAAATAGTCGCACTCTCCAGAAAGGAGGTGTTCCAGCCGCACCTTCCGGTACGGCTACCTTGTTACGACTTAGCCCCAGTCACCGGTTTTGCCCTAGGTCGCTCCTTGCGGTCACGAACTTCAGGCACCCCCAGCTTCCATGGCTTGACGGGCGGTGTGTACAAGGCCCGGGAACGTATTCACCGCGCCATGGCTGATGCGCGATTACTAGCGAATCCAACTTCATGGAGGCGGGTTTCAGCCTCCAATCCGAACTGAGATAGGCTTTCGAGATTCGCATCCCATCACTGGGTAGCTGCCCTCTGTACCTACCATTGTAACACGTGTGTAGCCCCGGACGTAAGGGCCGTGCTGATTTGACGTCATCCCCACCTTCCTCTCGGCTTACACCGGCAGTCCCGCCAGAGTGCCCAGCTTGACCTGATGGCAACTAACGGTAGGGGTTGCGCTCGTTATGGGACTTAACCCGACACCTCACGGCACGAGCTGACGACAACCATGCAGCACCTAGTTTCCTGCCCCGAAGGGAAATCCTGTTTCCAGAATCGTCAGTAACTTTCAAGCCCGGGTAAGGTTCCTCGCGTATCATCGAATTAAACCACATGTTCCTCCGCTTGTGCGGGCCCCCGTCAATTCCTTTGAGTTTCATTCTTGCGAACGTACTCCCCAGGTGGATAACTTATCGCTTTCGCTTAGCCACCGACTGTGTATCGCCGACAGCGAGTTATCATCGTTTACTGCGTGGACTACCAGGGTATCTAATCCTGTTTGCTCCCCACGCTTTCGTGCCTCAACGTCAGATATAGTTTGGTAAGCTGCCTTCGCAATCGGTGTTCTGTATGATCTCTAAGCATTTCACCGCTACACCATACATTCCGCCTACCGCAACTACTCTCTAGCTCAACAGTATTAGAGGCAGTTCCGGTGTTAAGCACCGGTATTTCACCTCTAACTTATCAAACCGCCTACGCACCCTTTAAACCCAATAAATCCGGATAACGCTTGAATCCTCCGTATTACCGCGGCTGCTGGCACGGAGTTAGCCGATCCTTATTCGTACGATACTTTCAGCCGGATACACGTATCCGGGTTTACCCTCGTACAAAAGCAGTTTACAACTCATAGAGCCGTCATCCTGCACGCGGCATGGCTGGTTCAGACTTGCGTCCATTGACCAATATTCCTCACTGCTGCCTCCCGTAGGAGTTTGGTCCGTGTCTCAGTACCAATGTGGGGGGTTAACCTCTCAGTCCCCCTATGTATCGTCGCCTTGGTGAGCCGTTACCTCACCAACCAGCTAATACAACGCATGCCCATCCATAACCACCGGAGTTTTCAACCATAAGGGATGCCCCTCATGATGTTATGGGATATTAGTACCGATTTCTCAGTGTTATCCCCCTGTTATGGGTAGGTTGCATACGCGTTACGCACCCGTGCGCCGGTCGCCGGCAATTGAAGCAAGCTTCAATCCCGCTGCCCCTCGACTTGCATGTGTTAGGCCTGCCGCTAGCGTTCATCCTGAGCCAGGATCAAACTCTCCATTGTATAAAAATTAATGTATTGTTAGAGTCCTGACTATTCGTTTATCCTTAAAAGGAAATTGACAGATAAATACTACAATTTTTCTCTCAAAATAAAATCAGTAATTCAAAGAACCTTTTGGAAAAAGTCTCGCATTTTATAGTGCGAAAGGACTGCAAAGATAAGTCATCTTTTTTAATCCTGCAAATCTTTTTTCAAGAACTTTTGCATCTTTTGAAATTTCCTGATTCTACGCGGCTTTCAGCTCCTTTATTGTAAACTTTCAACCTTTGTAAGAACCGTTATTTCTCAAACGCGGATGCAAAGGTAGCGACTTTTTTCGAACCTGCAAATAAATCCGCATATTTTTTTTGAAAAATCGTTCATTTTATCCGAAAATGCCCTCTATACCTATATATTAATAAACAAAAACGGCAGGTCCCGAAAGACCCGCCGCAAGTATGCCGCACGTGCGCCCCTTCTCAGAGCCAACCGCCGTTCCCGGCCAGGCTGGGCCGCGAAACGATGGCGAACTCCCGCTCGATCGTCGTATCGCCGGCTTTGGCGGTGATCGTAAGCAGCGAAGTTCCCGTCTTGGAGCACTCGAACGTGATCTTCGTTCCGTTGAAAACAGCCGACGAGGAGCCGATTCCCAGGTTGGAGGGCGATGCAAATTTCGCCGACTCCAGCGCCACGACACTCTTGTCGCCGCCGAAATAGCGGGCAAAATCGACCGTAGCAGCCTCGCCCGTCTTCACATAAATGGCCGGCGTGCCTTTGATCGCAAGCAGCAGCTTCAGAGCGTCGATACAGCCGCCGCCCATCTTGTTTTTATAAACGGAGAGATCGGGAACAATCACACCGTCCCCCCTTTTTGAACCCGTAAAATAGTCGTCGATACCGTAAACGGAACTCAGCAGCAGCGCTTTGAACTCGGAAGGCGTATATTTCTTACCGTTCTGGGCCGCATAGGCAAGCCCCAGCGCCGCCACGCCCGAGACATGCGGGCAGGCCATCGAGGTGCCCTGCATAAAGCCGTATCCATACCAATAATCGTCGTCTTTACGGCCGTCCTGATAATCCATCGTATCGTCGCAAAGAATGGTGCTCATCACCATCCCGTTCGTATAATATTTCTTGTCGATAACGCTTTGGGCTGTATAGGCATCCCCGCCGGGAGCCGTGATATCGACCCACGAACCGTAATCGGTATAGTAAGCGGGCCGGAAGCCCCAATCCATCGAACCGACGGCAATGACCGGACCGTAAGCCGCCGGATAGACCGCAGCGTCCCCGTAAACATCGCCGTCGTTGCCGGCCGCAAAGATCACCAGTCCGCCCTGCAACGGGGAATCCGGATTCTTGGCCGCCGCACCCCGGATAAACGTGTCGATCGCATCGCGCATCGACCCGAAGCCCTGATTCCACTCCTTTTCGAATTGCTCCGGAGGTATCGGATTGCCGTCGCTGTCTTCCAGCAGATACCCCCAGCTGTTCTGGGCGATAACCGCACCGTTGGTCCAGGCATATTCGAACGCCTTGACGTTCTTGTTGGAGGTTTTGGCCCCCTCGCTGTTCCCCATGATCTGACAGGACATGATCTTCACGCCGCCCTGATTGCTCCGGCCGCCGGCAATGCCGCAGACGCCCCGTCCGTTGTTGTTCACGGCGGCGATCACACCGGCCACATGCGTCCCGTGATCGGCATAGCTCTCCGTGCCGTCCTCCTCCTTGGCGGGCGTCTTCCAGTCGAGCACCGAGGAGTTGTCCCAGAAATTGAAGCCGTGTTCCTGCGAATTTTTCGGATTGCTCCAGATGTTGGCCTTCAAGTCGGGATGGTCGGTCTGCACGGGCTCGTCGATCACCGCCACGATAATATCCTCACTGCCGGTGCAGAGCTGCCAGGCATCGAGCAGATTGATGTCGGCACCCGCCTTCGGCTGATCGAAATGCCGATTCGGGCCCGGATTGTCGTAATGCCACTGATACTCCAGCAAAGGATCGTTCATCGCCGCCGCGGCACGTGTTCCGCCCATTTTGCAGAGATTGTCCCCGGAAGCCGGAATGGCCGGGCCGACGCTCATCGGGCGGATGTATCTCGGATTGATCTGGTACTCCACGACAGCGACGCCAGGCAGCGCGGCAAAACGGCTGCCGATTTGTCCGAGATCGACACTTTCGTCGAACGAAACGCTGTACCAACGGTTCATGCCGGTTTCGTCGTAAATCTCCTCCCAATCGGGATTGTAGGCGACGATGCGCTCGAAACGCCCAGCGCCGATCTCATTCAGCAGCTCGTCGATCGTGCCGACGCCCGATCGCGTCACGGCTCCGCTGCGGGTGGCGGGCAGCTGCGCCTGCGCAACCGCGACAGCCTGCGCCATTTCGGGCGTGAGCTTTATGGAGATCTCCCCTTTCAGGGCGAGTTCGGAGGTAGGGGTCCCGACGATCCGGGGAGGGTTCGGGCCGGAGCCGCCGGAGAGTTCCGCCGGTTCTTTCGTACATGCAAACGCCGCAAACAGACATCCGATGAGTAGCAATCTCTTCATGATCCATCAAAATATTTAGATTTCAAAGGTATAATTTTTCTGCCAAAAGCGAGTCCCGCGGATGATAAAATCGAGCCGGAGCCGTTAAAAATAAGATTTTTTACTACTTTTGTCCACGACAAACCCCGGCTCCGGAAGGCGGTTCCCGGCAAAACCCGGTCAGCGTTCGGTCACGGAGGCGGCATAAACGATCCATACGGCGCGGAATACCACGTAATTATGAATTTCAAGAAAATATCGCTGTTCATCCTGTTGCTGCTCGTCGCAGACCAGGCTCTCAAAATCTGGGTCAAGACCCACATGCACCTCGACGAATCGATCATGGTCGTGCCCGACTGGTTCCAGCTGCGGTTCATCGAAAACAACGGCGCGGCCTTCGGCATGCACATCGCCTCGCGCGGCGGCTTCGATTGGGGCAAGCTGCTGCTGGGCATCTTCCGGATCGTGATGGTCGGGTTCATCGGCTGGCTGATGTACCACCTCGCCTGCAAGCGCAAGGATACGCCCAAGGGGGTGATCGCGGGTCTCGCGCTGATCTTCGCCGGAGCCATGGGCAACATCCTCGACAGCGCCTTCTACGGAGTGATCTTCTCCGAATCGACGCCCTACACCGTGGCGCAGTTCGGGGGCCATTACGCCGGATTCATGATGGGCAAGGTGGTTGACATGTTCTATTTTCCGCTGTTCCAGTGGAATGGCGTGCCGCGCCTGCTGCGCTTCCTGGTAGACAGCAACAACTACTTTTTCGGCGCCATCTTCAATCTGGCCGACGCCTACATTTCCGTAGCCGTAGTCTATCTACTTCTGTTTCAGTACAAATTTTTCAGCAAGTAGATTTTTTTCGAAAAAAGAGTTGTCGATTCAGAAAAAAGTATTACTTTTGCACACCGCAATTCCAGAAATGCCCAGGTGGCGGAATAGGTAGACGCGCACGTTTCAGGTGCGTGTGCCGCAAGGCGTGCAGGTTCGATTCCTGTCCTGGGCACCAGAAACCGCGTCAGACGAAAGTCCGACGCGGTTTTTCGTTTTCCGTGTCCGCATCGTGTCCGCATTTTCAAAATTCGAACAATCAGCTAACCAATAGAAAGAGAATTTTACCAATCCTTCAGAGGCAAATATCATACTCTGCGAAAAAGGATCATCATATAGAGGTAAATGAAATAGGGAAAATATACTGTTTCAGCAAACAGCACCCTTCATTTTGTCGTTAGAATCAACATCATTCGACAAAGAGTTAATAAACTTCCACCCAACCTATACCAACAAAAAGCCCGGATGATAGAATCACCCGGACTTCGCAAGTTCGGCAAATCAGCACACCGATTAGCCAACCGACAATCCTTATTCGATGGTCAGCGATGTTTTCAACGATTCCTCCCTGGCATTTGCCCCGACAATCACCTCAAACACACCGGGCGATACCCGGAATTCCCCACTCGCCACATCATAATGGCTGAAGGCATCCTTTCCCAAATGGACAGAGACGCGAGTTTTTTCGTCTGCCGACAACGTAACCTTCGCAAACCCTTTCAAGAGTTTGGCAGGTCGCGGTTCTCGAGGATTACACTCCGATACATAGACCTGAGGCACATCCGCAGCCCGACACTTGCCGACATTCCGGACCCAAAACGAGACATCGTAACCATCAGCTGCAGGCTGTATGGAGAGATCGGAGTAGGCAAACAGCGAATAGGTCAGACCGAATCCAAACGGAAACAGCGGAGCAAATCCGGCCGACCCGGCCGCCCGGTATCCCGAAAAAAGACCTTCGTAATAGACCGTATGGCAAAACGGATCCCGTTTCTGCGGAACGATTTCGTTTTTCCGCATCCCGTAATAGACTGCTGCGGGATTCCCTTCCAAAGTACCCCAGAACGTAACAGGCAGACGTCCCGACGGCGACTCCATACCGGACAATATCGACGCCAAAGCCCGGCCGCCCTCCTGCCCGGGATACCAAGCCATGACAACAGCCTCCACCTCGTCCAGCCAGGGCATTGCCACCTCTCCTCCCGAGTTAACCACAACCACCACGCGATCATTCAATCCCGCCACCCGACGAATCAGCTCATCCTGTCCTTCCGGAAGGGAGAACGTCCGGTCGAAGCCTTCGCCTTCCGTCTCCTTCGTAAAGCCGACACTCACCACAACTGCCGAAGCCCGCGACACGGCCTTTTCATCGAACGAACCGTCCGCTCCGAACCGGATCGTATCCACATGCTCTCGCCCCGCGACAGCACACAACCCGGAAAACAGTGTAGTGCTGCAACCTTCTATCGGCGTCACCTCGCCGCTTCCGCCGCCGAAGGGAATCCGATCGGCATTGGGACCGATAACCGCCACCCGTTTCAGAGCGGCCCGATCCAAAGGCAGGGCTCCCGCATTCTTCAACAGCACAGGTCCCTCCAGCGCCGTAGCATAAGCGATCCGACGGCACTCCTCGTTATCCAGCGGGAGCGCGGAATCAACAGCCGGACGATCGAGCAATCCGAACCGGATCAAGGTCGACAGGATATGGACGCACTTCTCATCCAACTGCCTTTCATGTACAATTCCCCGATCCAGGAGTTCGCGTATCATTTTGTAGTTCAGCCAATATCCCTTCGGCATCTCCAGATCGAGTCCGCTCTCCATGCATCCCAACGTCGTATAGGTCGACGTCCAGTCCGACATGACGATACCGTCAAAGCCCCACTCCTTCCTCAACAC of the Alistipes senegalensis JC50 genome contains:
- a CDS encoding zinc ribbon domain-containing protein produces the protein MIFCQSCGMPMTTPEHFGAETDGSPSSETIKRKGKALEIGSEHNSMQRSEIINPCSRRTTRTAAGRF
- a CDS encoding endonuclease/exonuclease/phosphatase family protein produces the protein MMRNLILFLLLGCIGCVSGKSCELRVFQLNIWGDATVVPGAFDALTDEIVRLDAHIVALCEVNNHHGVTSERLVEALKRRGQTWYGASGRCTGVQGTDVCVLSKYPIKEVVTGLSTVPGGVDMKVRIDVGGRDVLLYPAHLDYTHYACYLPRGYDGVTWKKLSAPDGNPEAVLRMNRASTRDEAVAAFLEEVARERADLILLAGDFNEPSHLDWTDATCGMWDHNGCVVPWDCSVRLYDAGFRDVYRVLHPDPATHPGFTYPADNPATAVEKLTWAPDADERDRIDFIYYLPGGVFVPKRVEVVGPSSSIVRSERVREMGEDAFIEPLGVWPTDHKGVLATFALGGE
- a CDS encoding S8 family serine peptidase, which codes for MKRLLLIGCLFAAFACTKEPAELSGGSGPNPPRIVGTPTSELALKGEISIKLTPEMAQAVAVAQAQLPATRSGAVTRSGVGTIDELLNEIGAGRFERIVAYNPDWEEIYDETGMNRWYSVSFDESVDLGQIGSRFAALPGVAVVEYQINPRYIRPMSVGPAIPASGDNLCKMGGTRAAAAMNDPLLEYQWHYDNPGPNRHFDQPKAGADINLLDAWQLCTGSEDIIVAVIDEPVQTDHPDLKANIWSNPKNSQEHGFNFWDNSSVLDWKTPAKEEDGTESYADHGTHVAGVIAAVNNNGRGVCGIAGGRSNQGGVKIMSCQIMGNSEGAKTSNKNVKAFEYAWTNGAVIAQNSWGYLLEDSDGNPIPPEQFEKEWNQGFGSMRDAIDTFIRGAAAKNPDSPLQGGLVIFAAGNDGDVYGDAAVYPAAYGPVIAVGSMDWGFRPAYYTDYGSWVDITAPGGDAYTAQSVIDKKYYTNGMVMSTILCDDTMDYQDGRKDDDYWYGYGFMQGTSMACPHVSGVAALGLAYAAQNGKKYTPSEFKALLLSSVYGIDDYFTGSKRGDGVIVPDLSVYKNKMGGGCIDALKLLLAIKGTPAIYVKTGEAATVDFARYFGGDKSVVALESAKFASPSNLGIGSSSAVFNGTKITFECSKTGTSLLTITAKAGDTTIEREFAIVSRPSLAGNGGWL
- a CDS encoding lipoprotein signal peptidase, which produces MNFKKISLFILLLLVADQALKIWVKTHMHLDESIMVVPDWFQLRFIENNGAAFGMHIASRGGFDWGKLLLGIFRIVMVGFIGWLMYHLACKRKDTPKGVIAGLALIFAGAMGNILDSAFYGVIFSESTPYTVAQFGGHYAGFMMGKVVDMFYFPLFQWNGVPRLLRFLVDSNNYFFGAIFNLADAYISVAVVYLLLFQYKFFSK
- a CDS encoding beta-glucosidase family protein; the encoded protein is MKKRLLLMLLGGLQMALAPVSAQTCRERAESLVSKMTLEEKASLVSGQVDGFHTAAIPRLGIPSIRMADGPQGVRNKTRSTFYPCGISLASTWNPDLAREMGRGLALDARARGIGIMLGPGVNIYRSALCGRNFEYYGEDPVLASAIACGYIEGMQQNGVIATIKHFAANNQEYRRHATNSVVDERTLRELYFPVFKDAVQKAGVGAVMTSYNPLNGIHSAENRWLITDVLRKEWGFDGIVMSDWTSTYTTLGCMESGLDLEMPKGYWLNYKMIRELLDRGIVHERQLDEKCVHILSTLIRFGLLDRPAVDSALPLDNEECRRIAYATALEGPVLLKNAGALPLDRAALKRVAVIGPNADRIPFGGGSGEVTPIEGCSTTLFSGLCAVAGREHVDTIRFGADGSFDEKAVSRASAVVVSVGFTKETEGEGFDRTFSLPEGQDELIRRVAGLNDRVVVVVNSGGEVAMPWLDEVEAVVMAWYPGQEGGRALASILSGMESPSGRLPVTFWGTLEGNPAAVYYGMRKNEIVPQKRDPFCHTVYYEGLFSGYRAAGSAGFAPLFPFGFGLTYSLFAYSDLSIQPAADGYDVSFWVRNVGKCRAADVPQVYVSECNPREPRPAKLLKGFAKVTLSADEKTRVSVHLGKDAFSHYDVASGEFRVSPGVFEVIVGANAREESLKTSLTIE